GCAGAAATACGCATTTGTTCGGTGGAATAGGTTCGGAAGATCAAGTGAGAGGAGTCGATAGTTCCGAGGTAATGAGTAGAAGGGTTTGTGTTAGCGTTTCCTGTGAGGTACCATGCTTTGGTATAGCCGACTTTTTCCCATTGATTACCGTTCCAGAAGTAGAAGCCTTTTCCATCTGCTCCGAGTCCTGAGATGAGTTCATTTTCATTGTAAATAAGCAATGAAAGAACTTCTGGTCCGTTAATAGGGGGATTAAATTGAGTGGTAGAATTAAGCGATACACGGGGAATGAGAATGCCTTTATCGGTGAATTGAATATCGAGAGCAGCACTAGGATGTGGTTGCGATCCTATTGGTGAAATAGCAACGCCCTGGGAAAATAGAATGAAACAATGAAAAAAAACTACCCAAATGAATGTAATTTTTTTCATAGTTAAGAATTTTTTTAAGTAAAGCAAATATATAAAAAAATTTAATTATACTATACACTTCAATAAAAAAAATAATAAAAAAATTATCCGGCAATGCTGATGGTTTGTAGGAGTTGTTTGTTGATAAGAGTAATGCCTTTGGGTGTGTCAGAAATGATATTTTCATTTTTAAAGTCTGAGAGGATACGGACTGCATTTTCATTACTCATTGCGCTGAGTTCTGCTAAATCTTTTCGAGAAATGAATGAGGGTATGAGGTCAGAGTTAAATACGCGTGATAGATAGAGCAATGTTTCAGCCATGCGACCGGTGGTTTGTTTGAGACTTAAGCATTTTAACCGATTGAAGAGAATATCGTAGTTATCGCACAGCCATTTGGTAATGGCTTTGTGAAATTGGGGATTTTGGTTAAGGATACGCAAGACGGTTTGTTTTTCGATCAAGAATGCAGTAGTTGGAATAAGTGCAATGGTGGTAAAATAATAGCTATTGCCATAAAGGGATGAGAGGCTGATGAATTCGAAAGGTACACTGATCATAAAAGAATAGCTTTTTCCGTGTAAACCTTCGACAAACGATTTGGTAGCACCTTTAGCAAGCAAGATAAAATAAGATGTATAAGCACCTTGTTTTCCTAGAGTTTCACCTTTTTTAAATGTAATAGGGTTCTTCAGTAATTGAATAATGTCTGAATCGGTGAGCCCGAAAGGTTTAAGCCATTCGATCAGACCATGATAATTTTTTTTAATTTGTTGAAAGAATTCCTCATCCGGTAAGGAAAGTTCTCTTTGAGAGATGGGTCTTAGTTTCTTGAGAATCAAAAAAGTGGAGAATTTTTCTGCAATTGACTTTAAAAGTAAATGTTCTTCTGGCAAAAAGATGCCCTTATCGCATTTCACAGGTCGAGTATAAAAAATCCTTAGTTCACCTATTACTTTGTCGTATTCTTTGAGGGGATAAGATATTTTGAGTTCAGTTCGGGTAAAACTTGATCGATGATATATTTTATCACCCAAAATAATTTCGGCTTCACAAATATCTTCGTATTGCCAACCTTTGGGTATAATGTGGAGAATATTGTCAATAACGTCTTCTATGTTTTGATCGTAATTTGAAAGAGCCTGTTCGATTTCGTAAAGGCAGAGTAATTCCTTAGCTCTTTCAAATAATGCATCGGGGGAATGAAAGTCGTAATGTCCGTCTTCCTGCATGTAAGTCAAATTTTTGCAAAAGTAAAAAAATCAAAATTCTTATTGATTTTTAATAGTCTTTTGATTGCAATTGTTTGAGCAATTCTCATAAAAAAAAAGCAAGGATTTTAGTTGCAGAAAGTTATTCCTGACATATTTTTGGGCAAAATTCGAAAGATATGAACGTCGAAAAAATCATGCAAGAATTAGAAAGGAAAAATCCCGGTGAGGTTGAATATTTGCAAGCTGT
The Bacteroidales bacterium genome window above contains:
- a CDS encoding Crp/Fnr family transcriptional regulator, with translation MQEDGHYDFHSPDALFERAKELLCLYEIEQALSNYDQNIEDVIDNILHIIPKGWQYEDICEAEIILGDKIYHRSSFTRTELKISYPLKEYDKVIGELRIFYTRPVKCDKGIFLPEEHLLLKSIAEKFSTFLILKKLRPISQRELSLPDEEFFQQIKKNYHGLIEWLKPFGLTDSDIIQLLKNPITFKKGETLGKQGAYTSYFILLAKGATKSFVEGLHGKSYSFMISVPFEFISLSSLYGNSYYFTTIALIPTTAFLIEKQTVLRILNQNPQFHKAITKWLCDNYDILFNRLKCLSLKQTTGRMAETLLYLSRVFNSDLIPSFISRKDLAELSAMSNENAVRILSDFKNENIISDTPKGITLINKQLLQTISIAG